The Nitrospira sp. sequence AGAGGGTTCTGGCTGTAATACGAAAAATTATAGAAGAGTGTGTAGCCGATTCGTCCGCCGAGAAAAACCCCGAAGGCTGCATAGACCACCATGTCGTAGATCTGGTCCTTCCGGATAGGGAGCTCTTTGCGTGCCACCTTGTGTTGAATGAGAAAGTACGCTGCGGCAAGGCCGATCAGGTACATGAGCCCGTACCAGCGCAACTGAATGGGGCCGAGCGCCACGATGACCGGATCGATATCGGGGTAGGGGATGGCGGCGGGGTGACCCATCAATAGGCTTCCGGGATAGATCTATCTTGGTGGGAATGCGAATTTTCCGTCATTTTCAGCAACGTTCATGACCTATGGCATAGGCTTTCCGCTGGATCATACGGGGGCTCACCTGTCAATGCAAGCCACGGATAAAATTAGAAAAGGTTAAATGTAGACCCTGTAAATCGGCTTCCATGGCCAGCTTACAAGAATGTACGGCGTGCAAGTGTTGGGTTTCTGAAACGACTGTGTCATGCCCTGTTGAGAAAAAGAGACCCTTTATTAGGCGCTCTTAATCGCTGTGGGCTCGCACCCACGATTTTTCATGGAAATCGCTTTACCTACGGATATTTTCATCTTGGCACAGAGCATGCTGATAGGCATTGGTCGTAGGAAGAGATATAGGACAGTCTTCAACCATCCATTATCATGAGGGAGGTTGCCATGTCGGAGCAGGGAAATCAGGTCGCCAAGGCAGCAGCATTCATTGCCGGTGGGGCGGTCATCGGAGCGGGACTCGGGCTTCTCTTTGCTCCACAGACCGGCGCAGAAACTCGTCGAAGCATCAGCCGCTATGCGCGTAAGGCGCAGGTCCAAACTACGCGTTGGGGCCGGGCGGTCAAGTCGGGCGTCGAGGAAGCGTTGGATCGAAAGCCCGCAGCTGAGAAGAAATGTGAAGAAGAGCGGCCGCAACTCACTGCGGTCTTGAACTAGTCCGAAGATCGTCGGTAGCAGAACAGCCCGTCGCTCTCTCCTCCGTCGGCACGGGTTGTCTGCTACCGATGGTCCACGGAAATCTGAATACTGATGGCCCCGGCCAGTTCCCCTACTTGCGCGCCCTCTCTCGGATAGCCGGAAATATCAAGGATCCCTTTTGGGTTCCCGTGGCACGTGAGGCAATCCTCCGAATAGTAGATCGGCATCATGGTTCTAAGGAGCCGCCCACCGTCGAGCCATTCGACAATCGGTGTCGTCGAGGCCGGTTGGCTGGCAAGCCGCTTCAGCACTCTTACCTCATACTCATCCGGATCATTTTTCAAGTTCCTCGGATTGAGCGTGGTCTGTTTGATCGTCACTTTCGAGCGCTTTGAGAATTTTCGCGCCGCCTGGCTGCCGAATGAAGCCGGGATAAAGTTTTTATACCCGATGCCTCGTTGGTTGATCACCAGCTGGGCATCGGCGACTACTTCTTTGCTCGCGAGGAGCAGCATAGTCAGCAGATCTTTAGTCGTGGAAGGGAGTGAGGAAGGAGGGTGTTTCAAATCAATGCGTGTCTGCTGGAAGAACTCATCGAGGACCAGTCGTTCAAAGACCTCAGGAGTGAATTCCTTATCGGCTTTCGCCGAATCGTTGATCAACGTCTGATTTCGCTCGACGACGACGCGCCCTGCGTTGAGGAAGGTCGCAAGGAGCTCCGCAGTCTGTTCAACCTCACTCTGAGAGGTCTGAGCCCAGACGCTCTGGAAACCTATGAGCGTGAAGACCAGGCCGAGAGAGAGACATGCTTTCGAGAGAACGATCATAAGCACCTCCGTTGTCTCATTGTCCCCCCGCAGGAAGGCACTTCCCTTGATCATAGTGCTGAGGAACTTGCGTGACCTCCAGAGGCAGGCCTTCTGCCGTCGCGCGCCGAGTAGGCGCGTATTCCGCTTCCACCCATCTCCGGCGCATGTGATTCAGCCGACCTGATTCTTCCAGACGAAACAGCAGATTATTCAAGAGCCATTGTAACTGTCTGTGCTGCTCGCTTGTCACGATGGACAGGTCCTCATGAGTCAGAACCAAGGGGGTCCCGTCGATGTGTGTCAAGAGCCGCCAATCCTGCCAGACCCGTTTCGTCACATATTCGAGGATGGAATGGTTGGTCAGGATGACATCGATATTCAGATCCTTCGTTTCGATCGAGGCAGGAAGCGAATCGCAGACGACCATGCGAACCCGTTTGAGATTGGCGTTGGCATACTGGTGAGAGGATCGTCCCTTCTGAACGGCGACAGTCAAGCCGGCAAACCCTTCCTGGACGGCAGCGAGCGTATCCGGCTTTCCGTTCTGCTTTCGAAATTGTTCCCGCACGCGTTCCGCTATTTCGGGCTTTTGGATGATGGCTGCGACACCGTCATCATGAAAATAGGGAGGTGAAAACCACAAGCCCTGCGGCCTTGCGCCGGGAACGGTTCCACTGACGGACGAGACGAACAAATCCAGTTGGCCCTCGTTCATTTTGATGAACAGATCGGGGAAGCGAGTGAGGTGCAGGATCGGTACGATGGGCGTGGCTCCGCCGCAATACGAAGTAATCGCATCGGCTATTTCTCGAATCAGCTCGACATCCAGGCCTGTGACACGAATGCCTTCGTCGGTATACACGGCGGGGAAGACAAACGGGCGAAACGGTTCGATGGAAATGCCGACACGTAGCCGCGCACGAGAACAAATCGACGACAATTCATCGCGCGTCAACGGGTGTATGAGCTCGACGGCGTCATAGACAAGACCGCATCCTTGCAGAAGCATGCTGAGCCCCGTCAGGACAAGCGAACCAAGAAATCTGTTGATGGCGCAGAAGCGCATGACCCATCTCCTCCATGTCTTGACATGTCACGAGGATCACGAACCATCGGCTTAAAACCGAACGCCGATGGTGAAGAGCCATTGTTTTGTCAAGTTAGTATTGTTCTGGAAATCAATCTCATACCGCGTGTACTGAAGTCCCATATCGACGGAAATTCCCTGAGCGACAGGAAATCGTACACCGACCTGTCCTCCATACACATAGCCCGGCGAATGTGCACCTCGCCCCGGCAAGGTACCCCCCAGGATTGCGCCGACATAGGGTACCGCCCGGTGCTCCAGCGGACCGAACAGAACATGTCGCAGGATGCGGTTGATCGGTTTGCCGCTGGGAAAATCCAACAAGTCGATGAAATTATTCCAGCGCGGGTTCGCATACACGGAATGTTGGTCGGTAATAAAATTAGGTGTATGGAGACTGAAAAACTGGTAGACGCCTCTCACTTCCAGGGGGCCGTAGCGAAGCGCGGTAATTCCGGCTTGAAGGTTGATCAGTCTGCGCTTGGGCGCAAAAGATTGATCGATGAAGCCCACGTCGAAACTGAACGGGCGGAGCGGGAGGATATCCAGAACCGCTTCTTGGCTCAGCGCTTTACTCGGCATTGCCAGTCCGAGTACGAAAAGAGCAGCCAAAAAACATGAAACGTGTGTTCGCAACAGGCCACCTCCCCATCATGGATCGCTTCACGGATACTCGGTCATCCGTCCGTCGCATTGTAGCCCAACCGCGTGATCTTTTGCATGTTGCCGGTAGGGAACAGGCCACGAAAAGGGCTGTGGCTTGAGTCGACGCGACTACATCCTATGATTATTCCTAGGTGCGGATAACGGAATGATGACATATCGTGAGGATGGTCATTGCGACAGAAGAACTAAGCGATTGATAGGAGGGTAAATCATGAAGGGTTTCCAATCATATTGGCTAATCTTAGGAGCGCTGATATTCTCTGGCTGCATTACAGATGCCACGGTGGAACTGACTAAAGCTCCATTCGATGCGACAACGGCGCTCACGAATGGCACCTCGAAAGCCGTGGGCGAATTGCTGGAGCCAACGCAAAAATTCCTCTCGAGCACGACTCCGGGAACCGCCGCGATCAACCGCTTCACTCGGGCCAGGGAGAAAACTGAGCTCTTTGTGGGGTATACATACGAGCACTTGCGGGCAGAAACCGCCCAAGGATCCGGCGAACACATCGCTTCTCTCGCGGTCCTTGCGGGAATTCCTTCAGATCGCCACGCTCAATTTCAGGAGAGCATGCGCGATTCCTATTCCACGATGTTTAACGAATCCCTGACTCCTCGCGAATCGAGGCTTCGCCTTGTGAACGCAGCGTGGTCGGAAGGATTTGGCAGGCAGGAATCCGATACCATTAAGCATCAAGAGACCGGCATCAGCGATCTTGACTTAACATTTGTAAAGGCTCGGAAATCGACTCCCCTCATGACCCAGCGATGAGCACCGTCTGAGATTGTGTGGAACGTAATGGATGGATGTGCCCCTGACCCGATTACAGAGGGAGACTCACGTTCACTTGGCTTTCGTTAAGAGAGTTTTAAGCTTCTCATAGCCCGGCGCTTCAGGATGGCAGTAATACTCGGTCAAGGATCCACTGCCGTTCCTGATGGAGATGCGGAAACTCTTGCCGTGGGCCTCGATCTTCACCGTCTCAACAATGTTGAGATAAAGGTCCTGATTCACCTGGACGATGTTATCCACCTCTCTTCCTCCAACCAGTCAGGTCCTCAGCGCGTGTTGCCATGTAGGTCCATCGAGAGTGCCGATATCTCATACGCGAACCGGTTTGTAGATGGCCCACACCAGGGCGCCGATCCATCCGATCCCCGTCCAGCCCAGAACCAAATTGAGTGCGCTAATCTCAAACCGGTGATCGTGGTTTCGTACTACGGCGACGAAGCTCGGGATCAGGTAGATGATCAGAGGCCCTGGCCCGTGCAGGTTATAATTTCCAAGTTCCAGCATGGTTTCTCCCAACAGATGAAGCGATCAATCCTCTGGGTAGTCCCGCCCATCACCGAACAAGACCGACAGGCGCTTCGCCATGTGCTGCACGGCCCCTACCTCTTCATCCGTCAGCTCGCTCAGTTCCAACACTCGTCGGCTGGCAAGAATATAGTCTCGAACGCTCTGCCGGTAATCAGACATAGCACGACGTTCCTTCGACACGGCCCGAATAAAAGGCTATTTAGTGTGCCTTCGGTTGGAGGATCTGTGCTTTCAGCCCCTCCGCGTAATGTTCTACCAATTCCCGTTCACCACTCGATAACGGTGCATTGGCAGAAGGGAGCGCAGAGTAGAGGAGCCGTTCGCAGAAACAGATGTACTCCTGGAGTTCTTTGCGCAAGTTAGAGAAATGAATAGGAGATGCCGCCAAGGCCCACCGCCTTTCTCACAAGGTGTCGGCGGTGGGCCTTCCTCGACCCGACGGCAGGTTGTGGTTGGATTGTAGGGGCAGAGCCTACGCGCTCTTGTCGGGGGTGTCAACAAGTACACCCTGAGAGAAACTGGAATTTTGTCTCATGTCGTGAGCGCCGCACGGATAGTCCGGTATAAGTCTTCCGGCGCAGTTTCTTTGCTCAGGTAAGCTGAAGCTCCCGCGGCATCCATTTCGTCGGCAACTGCGACGCTCGTATTGACCGACAGCCCTATAATAATGACGTCTGGAAGGTTCGCTTTGATCCGGCGCGTCGCCTCGATCCCATTCATGTTGGGCATGTGAACATCCATCAGGATGACATCGGGCTGCAACTGTTGCGCAAGCTCGCAGGCCTGCGTACCATCTTCCGCTTCACCGACGACCGTGAACTCACGATAGAAACTGAGAATGTTCCGCAATTCTTGGCGCAGAAGACGATGGTCATCAACCACGAGGACGTGAACGGGTTGTGGTGAGACCTCCCTGCCATTGTCTGAGATTTGTTTTCGTTCCATATTCATAGAGCTCTGACCAAAACCTGGACACACTGGTCGCCTTTCCTACACTAGCGCACCCCTAGTGGGGGTTATACTGGGAAAAGTCTTAGGGATGAACAGATAGAAAGGCAACAGGTCTCATCGTCCTTGGTGGACCAAGATGTTCAATCCCCAATGGGCGGTATACACGAGATACCGTGGTCGAGATGATCACTCCGGTTCGGCCATGGGATGCGCGATCTTGGAAGGAATTTCCACGCAGGAGTATTCGATCCATCATCTGATCACACCTCAGAAATCTAACATTGACCCGTGCAAAGATATTGGCACAGGGCCATGAACCGACCAAAATTAGGGTCGCAAGTGCTTGACAATATGTTAAAGTCTCCCCTCTCGCCGGAGTGGCGGAATAGGCAGACGCAAGGGACTTAAAATCCCTCGGGCTCACAAGGCCCGTACCGGTTCGATCCCGGTCTCCGGCACCAGATATCAGCGACTTAGCCATGATCCCTCGTACGCACTGCTTCCTCAGCTCTCGATTGGGGTTCAGCCCAGGGTGGTGTGCTCGCGTTGTGCTTATCCTTTTGGCTGACCGACGGATACTTGCATCGATTGCTGGATGACCCCATACAGCCGCTCCACAGCAGCCTCTTTCGTCAACAACGTCCAGGCTCCCGCAGTCGTGAAAGCATTGAAGGCTTCCCTTCCCGTATTCACCGACAAACCGACGACCTGGACCTGAGCATGGGATGTTTTGATGAGGCGTGTTGCTTCTATACCATCCATCTTTGGCATGTTGAGATCCATGACCACCACATCTGGAGAGAGCCGATCCACCAACTCGACAGCCTCTTCTCCATTGGTTGCTTCCCCAACCACCTCGATGTCGGCATATCCGGCAAGAATGGTCCTCAATCCCTGACGCATCATCGTATGATCG is a genomic window containing:
- a CDS encoding YtxH domain-containing protein; the protein is MSEQGNQVAKAAAFIAGGAVIGAGLGLLFAPQTGAETRRSISRYARKAQVQTTRWGRAVKSGVEEALDRKPAAEKKCEEERPQLTAVLN
- a CDS encoding DUF3365 domain-containing protein encodes the protein MIVLSKACLSLGLVFTLIGFQSVWAQTSQSEVEQTAELLATFLNAGRVVVERNQTLINDSAKADKEFTPEVFERLVLDEFFQQTRIDLKHPPSSLPSTTKDLLTMLLLASKEVVADAQLVINQRGIGYKNFIPASFGSQAARKFSKRSKVTIKQTTLNPRNLKNDPDEYEVRVLKRLASQPASTTPIVEWLDGGRLLRTMMPIYYSEDCLTCHGNPKGILDISGYPREGAQVGELAGAISIQISVDHR
- a CDS encoding transporter substrate-binding domain-containing protein, translated to MRFCAINRFLGSLVLTGLSMLLQGCGLVYDAVELIHPLTRDELSSICSRARLRVGISIEPFRPFVFPAVYTDEGIRVTGLDVELIREIADAITSYCGGATPIVPILHLTRFPDLFIKMNEGQLDLFVSSVSGTVPGARPQGLWFSPPYFHDDGVAAIIQKPEIAERVREQFRKQNGKPDTLAAVQEGFAGLTVAVQKGRSSHQYANANLKRVRMVVCDSLPASIETKDLNIDVILTNHSILEYVTKRVWQDWRLLTHIDGTPLVLTHEDLSIVTSEQHRQLQWLLNNLLFRLEESGRLNHMRRRWVEAEYAPTRRATAEGLPLEVTQVPQHYDQGKCLPAGGQ
- a CDS encoding DUF3015 family protein, with amino-acid sequence MKGFQSYWLILGALIFSGCITDATVELTKAPFDATTALTNGTSKAVGELLEPTQKFLSSTTPGTAAINRFTRAREKTELFVGYTYEHLRAETAQGSGEHIASLAVLAGIPSDRHAQFQESMRDSYSTMFNESLTPRESRLRLVNAAWSEGFGRQESDTIKHQETGISDLDLTFVKARKSTPLMTQR
- a CDS encoding superinfection immunity protein; this encodes MLELGNYNLHGPGPLIIYLIPSFVAVVRNHDHRFEISALNLVLGWTGIGWIGALVWAIYKPVRV
- a CDS encoding response regulator transcription factor codes for the protein MERKQISDNGREVSPQPVHVLVVDDHRLLRQELRNILSFYREFTVVGEAEDGTQACELAQQLQPDVILMDVHMPNMNGIEATRRIKANLPDVIIIGLSVNTSVAVADEMDAAGASAYLSKETAPEDLYRTIRAALTT